The Setaria viridis chromosome 2, Setaria_viridis_v4.0, whole genome shotgun sequence DNA window AAGGCATGGAAACTGGACACTCACGTCCAGGACTTCGTTGCTGGCGTAGCCGTAGGACAGATTGAGCGGGGTCCAGCAGGATTCATCAACGAAGCGCTTGAACCCTTGGCCGTCCTCCTtgagcggcgccgccgcgacgacggAGCCGGTGTGGATGACACGCCTCACCGTCTTGGACCGCTCGCACTGCTGCAGAATGGTGCGCATCGCGCCGACGATCCCTTCGGTGGCGTCCTTGTACACCATCGCGAACAAAAGTTAGAAAAAAGCAAACCAAAAGCGCTAGGAtgctaaaattaaaaaaaaacatgagtaGACGGCCGCCCTTGATCATATCCGATCAATCCTTAAATTGGAGCCTCCACGTTAAGAACTTATAAGGTGTACTGAAGTCAAACTAGCACTATAAGATATAAAATCTCCCGGTTAGCTGTTGGATGAGCCGATCCAGTGGTCCACAAACAACACAGCAAACCTATCGTCTTCTTCTATCCCGCGAACTTGAACCGGTCTCAAGCTACAAACACGTGTTAGCTTTAGCTGTAAACATTCACATGTGAATGGTTGAGGCCGGattttccttaattaaaaaacCGCGTGTTAGGTCATGAATCTTTAATTTCTTTCCCCGGCAGCCTCGATGGTTGACAAGGAGCAAACCTTCAAAAGATACGCATCtactcatccatcccaaattataagtcgttccAAGAATCttagagagtcaaagtatctcaagtttgaccaaatttatatgataatataataatatttatgatgtcatctaagtatcattagattcttcatcaattatattttcacagtatatctatttgatgtcataaatctttataattttctctataattttgatcaaacttgagatgctttgactttacaaaatttttagaataacttataatttgggatggagggagtaggacGCCATCGTCGTGTGGCCACCAATCATGCAAAGATAATCCACGCTCTCACGGCCTCGGCCGGGCTCCACAGCTGGGGTGTGTACGTGTGGTGGGCCGGGATACTACCGAAAACGGCAAGGAGACTCCTGTGCAGTAGATGTAGCTGCAGAGGATATGCTTCCGAAAATGAGAAAGCTCAACTCCACGGTACTATGCCTTTGACCAGAAGCGCATAACAAACGAATACTGCACATTTGCGAGCGGTTCTCCTGCTACAATATAATTCAGGTGCATGGCGTACCTTGGATCTCCCGGCGGGGATGTCATGCATCATCGGCGCGGCGACGAGGAAGACGAACTCGcagccggcgatggccggctcGAAGGTGGCGGCGTCGTACATGTCCGCCTGGAACAGCAACAGCCGCTCCGCCGCGCCGGGGAGCGCCCGCAGCAGCGCGGTCTTCTTCTcatccgctgccgccgccgccgccgccgccgccgtccatggGTAAGTGTAACGAGATCAGGTTATTGAGTGCCTAGCTAACTCTGAAGGCATGAAAGCATGGCACGTACCGAGGTTTCGCAAGGTTGCATGGACGATGCAGCCTCTGTCGAGGAGCTTCTTCACGAGCCAGGAGCCGATGTAGCCGGCAGCTCCAGTGACGCAGCAAACCCTGCTCATCTCTGTCGAGTCTCGAcgtagatctgcttccgtcttCGTTCCCCCCTTATACTAGCGCGTCATAATCAAGTGGCCAAGCGCATTTATTGCCGGGATAGAGGCAGTTATTGGCACCTCACATTTTGTTCATTACATTTTTTGCGCGTGAAATTTCAGTCTTTTGCAAGAGCACACCATTATGTTCGCGCATTCGACGCTGCCGTCTAGAACCTCTTCACTCTTCTACTCCATaccctctttcttttttcgAAAATACGCAAGAGTTCTGCCTCATCATTTATTACATAGAAAGAAAGTTGACTACGGCACCTCTCGGGGTGAGAACACAACTCAGGACTTGTTTTGATACATAGGAACTGGAGTGGAACTGAGTTTAAAATAAACTAATTTCCTCTCTAATCCCTTCCATTCTTCATTAATCCACTGCTGTCCGAACAAGACCTCAGGCAGTCATGCTACCTGGGCCAAAACaccacaagaaaagaaaagggggagaGAAAAGCGAGAGATCGAACAACTGGACACTGAAAAAGCTAATTAAGGTGAAGCAGCTAGAAGTCCTTGTTGGATTGATTCTTGGACCAGGAATAATGCCGCCTCCATCTCAATGGGTGTACTTGAGCCCCAAATCAACAAACTTGCTCGTATCAGGCTGCACTCTCTCCTTCCATCCTCAGGGCACGTACAACGCTAACTAATGAGCCGTCTGTATAATGCCAAGTAAATTGTTTTCGCTGAGTTGGATGAGAGAGAGACAGGAGAGAGAACGAAGCCGTCGTCTCACGAGAGGACGACCGCGGCTCGTGCTCCCACGCTCGTCGACAGCTTCAGTTCCCCGTTGTACGATCCGTCGACGCCCACTCAGATCGAGTGTGAAGATGAGCCCCCTGCTCGGTTCGCTCTAGCTGCGCTGCATCGGCAAGACCGGACGCGCCGAGCAGCGCTTGCCGTGCCCgcactccgcctcgccggccgccgttgTCAATCCACGCTTGGCTGCAGCGCTTCCAGCCAGGCCAGATGCCGTGGCGTGCCGAACAGGTCCGGACCAGACTTCATCTTCTCTCCCCTTCGATTGAGAGACGGAAGCCATGAGAGAGACGAGAGAGATTGAGAGGAGAGACGGGAAAAGAAACAGGAAGGGGACAAGAGTCGCCAGATTGCCGCATGCAAAGAGATATGGTTGGAAAGATAATTTGATCTTTTTctcctctatttttttttataatttctaaTCTATAAACCACGCATCAGACATATTACACTAAAAGACAAATTGTATACACTATTCATTCCATCAAACAAGCAACAATATAAGCATAGAAAGATGAAAGTTACACTTAACCACCATGATATGCGATGAGCTTCTGACCTCGCACCCCGGCCTCGGCTCCTACCGCGTCCGCGATCTCCCCTACTTGGGCGCCAGCGCCACTGCCAGCAGCGGTGACATGCGCAGCGTCATGGGCCTCCTCTTCCGCCGCGTGGCGCGGCGCCTTcgccgcaccgccaccgccgtcgctctGAACGCCTTCCCGCGCCTGTTGCCGCCGGACCTCAccgcggcgctcgccgccgcgctccccaACTGCCTCCCCATCGCCATCGGCCCCtaccacctcctccccggcgccgccgcggcaccgCCGGCTGCCTCGACTGGCTCGCCCGCcaccccgcgcccccgccggtgcCGTCGCATACGTCAGCTTCGGCacggtcgccgcgccgccgcgtgaCGAGCTCCGCGAGCTCGCCTACGGGCTCGAGGCCAGGCGCGCGCCGTTCCTGTGGTCGCTGCGGGAGGACGCGTGGCCGCTGCTCCCGCAGGGGTTCCCGGACCGCGCCAAGGCCACCACTAACTCCGGGCGGCTCCTCGTGCCGTGGGCGCCGCAGGCCGCCGTGCTGCGGCACCCGTCGGTGGGCGCGTTCGTCACGCACTCCGGCTGGGGTTCCGTCGTCGAGGGGATCTCCGGCGGCATGCCCATGGCGTGCCGCCCCTTTTTCGGGGACCAGCAGATGAATGCGCGTGACGTGGCGCGCCGGTGGTGCTTTGGCAAGGTGCTGGACGAGGACGCCCGATGacgcgcggcggcgtggcggaggcggtggcgtcgCTGCTCGCAGGGGAGGAAGGGGTCCGGATGAGGGCCAGGGCGCGGGACCTGCAGGCCAGGGTGGTCGAGGCGTTCGAGCCCGACGGTGGATCCACGAGCAACTTCCATAAGTTTGTCGAGATGGTCAGTGCTCCAGTGTGATGGATCGATGGCGTGCTACGTGCTGCAGTGCACGCGCGAGGTAGTCATGGGAGAGAGGCTCCGTGGATCAGGCGTCTCATTCTTGTGATACCGTTGGTGATATCGATTGGAACTTTATATAAGCTTGCCGTACACACGTGCCGCGGCAGGTTGAACACGACGTGATCAGTGCCTGTGTCTGTGTCAATAGCACACGCACGTAACTGAACGAGCCATCTCGGGTGCGAGACAGCAAAAGCAGAGACGATGCAACAAGGCGTGCTTCAGCTTACAGCGAGCTTCTCCCTTTTATTCATAGGCTCAAACAATACATCGATCACGCGAAGGAAAGGCCTGACCCGCGGAGCTTCTCCTCCATGATGGCGTCCAGACGCCGGGCCATCTCCGGCGTCATGTGGTTCGCCCAGTCCCCGGCCTCCCCTCTTCTGAAGTAGGAGCTGTTCGGGAAGAGACCGTGGGAGACGGCCTTCTTGTTAACCTCCAGGCCCTTCATCTTGTCGAAGCTGCagagcctcacgacatccatcGCGaccccggcgtcctcctcggccGGCGAGAACGGCTGCCCGACGAACAGCGCGAGCTTCCTCACGTTTCCGACGGGGTCGCGCAGGATCTCCTCGTACCTCAGGAACAGCACCGTCTCCGGGCTCTCCTTGCTGGCGTTCCAGTACCCCAGGACATGGTCCCAGATGGGGCCATTGAAAGACACGCCCTCGCATGCGCGCTCGAATACGTCGGTGAAGGTGAGGTTGGGTTGAACCGTTCTGGTAAAGTGCCACAGAGAAACTAGCATGTCCTTCGGGTCCCTGCCGAACAGTTGTTGCCCAGAGATTGTTATGGCTAGCACTGGTTGCATCTTGGTTGTAAGCTGTAACACGCACCTGCATATGTAGACGATTTTGCAGCCGGGGTTGTTGCTGATGGAGTCGGGCAGGATGGAGTGGTGCATGTGCGTATTCATGAGCCTCGGCGACGGCAGCGCGGCCATCTTCGCGCTCCcggagccggcgtcggcgaACAGAATGTCCATGAACGGGACGCAGTCGTGCGGGTTGAGGCGGAGGAGCGGGtgccccgcgccggccggtgggTGCGCGCCGCGCGCCATGGTGGCGAAGGCAAGGGCCTTGAGCCACGTGGTGCCGCACTTGGGCGCGCTCGCGAGGACGACGtcgccgcggcgcggcacgAAGCTCCCCTGCTGGATGGCGACGACCCCCGGCACGCACTGCGAGGCCAGCCACGTGCCCTGGTGCCAGCGCAGGAACCGCATGGCGCTGCTCGGGGGCGCGGAGGCCGTGGCGCTGGCGTCGCCATCGGGCAGCAGAGGCACGGCGTCCGGCCTTGCGCCGCAGACGTCCGTGAACGGCACCGGCCCAGCTGCAACGCTGAGCGCGGTCGGTgcggtcgccgtcgccatggTGTAGTTCGTGAATgggtctgaaactctgaatacCCGGATATATTAGGTGCAGAGACAGTGGTGGAATCCAATACATTAGGGTTGGACTTGTTCTATATGCCGGATATTAACATTAATCTTGTTTATCTTCTAGTGCCTAATCATGTGGCAGCACATAAATAAATGCAAGTGGTGGTAATGTAGCATTGCCAGCAGTAGTGCTGTAGGAAGGTGGATCAGTTGAGCTGTTCACCTCTTCCATTATTTTTAAAAGGTACATGACCACATGAGTTATCCCAACCATTCATTTTTTAATCAATGGTAAGATGGATCATGAGTAGGTGAGAAGTATATGAAGTAGGTAGTGTATCAACGGCTGGATGGAGATAAATCAACGGTTAAGATAAGCCATGTGAACATGCATTTTCCGAGACTACTGCCCTCATTGTGCGGGAAACGCGCAACAGTCTACCACTGAACGAACAAGTATATGAAGTAGGTAGTGTATCAACGGCTGGATGGAGACAAATCAACGGTTAAGATAAGCCATGTGAACATGCATTTTCCGAGACTACTGCCCTCATTGTGCGGGAAACGCGCAACAGTCTACCACTGAACGAACACACGTGTATGTACCCACAACAACCTAGTAATAAATCCTGTAAAACTCACTGCGATTCGTCTCCACTAGAGATCGAACCCGTGACATCCTCTGAAAGCCGGTGCTATTGAGGCTCTGCTGACCATCGCAGGCCCGTTCATCTTATGCATGGAGTTCTTACACATATTTTGGAACTGAAGTTTGCTTTCaatcatatactccctccgtttcaaaatgtagatTGTTTCAGgttgttttatcttttctataTATACATAGATTTTAAGAGTTATGTTTAGATACGTTGCACAATTTacatatctagaaaagttaaaacgacctacattttaaAATGGAAGGAGTAATATATAAGCAGCTAGGAAGGGTGAGATAGCTGCGTTGTAACAATGTGTGTATTATTCAACTTCTCCAAGTGATAGTGTCAGTGTGTGTGTGCGTTCAAGTTGTAGTCCATGTTCTTATCTGCCACCGGATGCATTTGTCCGATCCACGTACCATCCACCCACCCTGGCGTCGGGTGCGCGCGCTGAGGTCGCTTGGTGGATTGCCGCCGAATCGATCGGCCATCGGGCTAAGGCTGGGGGATCGCTGTGGATTTCTCGGATGATCACGGCACAGCCGCACGCACGGACTACCGCCATGGCACGCGATAGGCGATGTGAGTCGTGTCACCGGCCGCCGGTCGGGTTGCTAGCGCGGCTCCGGCAAAAGCGAACGGCGAGCCTCCGATGTAAAAAGGCAAACAGCAAAGCACGAAACAGGATAGTCTACTGTCTTCCCATAGAACCTGTACAGCAAACGAACGAAAACAGCTTCCATCAACACGAATCCACTACATGTTACATCAATATAATACTGTCGCTAGCTTTATTCCCGTGTTAAAATATCTTGCATTGCCCTATTATATTGCTAGTGTTAGCTGACCAACCAACATGGACGCCTGGCTCTTCATCTCCGCTGCATCTTCTAGTGTCACTTGTTCCAGCTCCACAGAGAAAGCTTTGGTACCAGCTCATCCACTGGACTTTTCACCGACGCACACAACCCAGTCCATGACCATACGGCGAAACTTCGACAAGTTGAGCAGCCATTACTGAAACCGCATTGAGCGTAGCAGTTATGTCCATCATCCATGGGTGCATTTCACTTTACGCAGCCCTAGCCTGAAGGCAGATCTGTTCAGCTATTCCTGCATTATTTTGGGGTTTGGACGTTGAGCGATAAACCAGCGAAAGCATACTCATGAATTGAACGCACAAAGAATAACGCAACCGGCAGGATAGCAAGGGTAACGTACGTAAGCACTGGTGTTACTGAAGAAGCCCGATCTGTGTTTTCCGCTTTATCTCTTTCAAGGAATTCAAGAACAAGTTTTGCAGCTTCCCTTGGCTTTTCGACATGAGGAATATGGCCACACTGCCGTACCTGCCTCAGAATTGCATCTGGGAGTTCCTGATGCAATCTCTGCAAAGTGACACAAGAATAGCATGAGCATGTCTGGTAGGACACAGTATTAGCTTTCCTCAGCGGTTTAAATTGCGACAGCAGTTTAAATTGGTGTTTGTAACATTTAAACTTACATATGCTAGTTTGCTGCTTATTATCCCATCATCCTCTCCCCACATGATCAGGCATTTATGCTTCACCTGTAAAGAAAATAGGAATTTCTTTAGTAATTAGTTCTGCTCAACCCATTCCATTTCTTTTCATGCGTGGCTTTGATTCAGAGAGGTCATAGCATTTGCCTTATCGTTCGTTGTTCCAGTGAGAATACTAGTGTGTTACTTACCGTTTCTCTTGGCAAATAGAGTATGACGAAACAACAGTGCAACAACCTTTCGGCATTTTTACTAACAAGATGCAATATTCAAGGTGTTGCATTTCTGTCACCAATGGGTTTGGTTAGTACTGCAGGATGTGGTCAAAAGCCTTCATGCAGAGAGGACCAAAAATGTATCAGGGACAAAGGAAGCAACCCTAAGCGTTAACAAGTATCAAAGAAACCATGGACGCCATCCTTCCTCTTGCTATGGTATTGGTATTGGTGTTACTGATATCTCGGTAGCTAACTATCAACATGCAGGGAAATTTCCTATTAGCATCTGGGCATTGTCATATATAGCAGCAGTAATTCTCATCTCAAGAGCATTTTGTTCTGTTGCAGCATGACGCAGTATCATCAATGCAAAGAGGACAATGAATGaactagaaaaatcagaaaCTTTAACATCCTTGAACAGTGAAAAAAATCATAAGCAGGGTGTTTAAAGAAAAGAACCTGTTTTATTTGCTTTATGACATTATAACCCCCTCTAATCATAAAATCTACCGTAGAATCCTCCCACCAAGGAAGTAGGCAATGTAGACGGCCAATCTGAAATTGTAGGGGGGAACTGTCAAAACACATGACTTCAGATACCCAAGGTACAGAGGAACAGGAAAATGGAATGGCTTGAGTAGCCAGTTTGCAAAGTTTATTGAATTAATCATGGCGATACTTTTGCACTGTTGAAAATAGGATTTCAGACATGAGAAAAGGAAAGTTGGAGTGGCAGATAAATATTTTGTTTCAATacagaatcatatattgttgcaTGAATCACAAAAGTTTGGATTATTATGTTAGCCCCCATCAACAGAAACACAAATACTGTATAAGTACTTATACAAAGACACTGATTATCTTGCAGCATCAGAGATAACAACTTTATAGTAAGGTACATGTATAATTTCAGAAGGTAGAGGAAACAACTTGAACAAGATGGCCgttgaagggaaaaaaaaaacaaggacaTGATTTCCTTTTCGTTTTGGTTTCCTTTTAAAGTTTAAAGCAATCATTGGAGGCTTACTTGCACCCAATCAAAGAATTCGTTTGGAGTATTGTTAAATGCCAAGCGTGTTGCTAAAAATCGCAGTGGAAGACTCTTCAGTATAAACACCTGGGGCAACAGAGAAAAAATATCAGTTTACTCCAGTGGCCCAGCTAATGGAGACGGACACCACTAGATTGTTTTGAGCCAAATAGAGATAATAAGTCAACATGAAAGATTACAGATGAGTAGCACAACCATAATTAATTAAAAAAAGCATTATTTTGCACCAAATGCAAAATACAGATATGATAACTCAAAATAGAACATGTAAAATGTaatgaaaaattaaataaaCTTAGCATGGAACTCAGAACGACTCACCCCAGCATATGAAACAAACTTAGGCATCCTAGTCATATCTTTTGGGCCCTCAGAGTATACACTTGCACCAATGAAGATCATTTTTGAGACCTGCTAAACCAAGCTTATACTAGCTTATTAGAATACAAACTTTCAAAATTGTAGGATCAGTCTTGTAAGAAGGCTTGCCGCAGAGAAATACTCAAATTTAACATCAAAGGAAGCATTACAGATATAGTTAAATTAAATATCAAAGGAAAGATATATCAGTGTAGTCTGCGCTGCTACTCTGCGCCAAAGAAATATAGAGAACAAAAACTAGTCTTAGCATGTACCGCTTCCGGATAGTTGATTGAAAAATCAATGGCAACAGCAGCACCAAGGCTGGGCCCGACTAACACCATCGGCCTTTTGATGTAGGATTTCCAGAACTACACAAAAAAGTTGTTAAGATGTAAGGCTCATATCAGTGTAATCATTATATAGTAGcttcagctccactccaaaatTTTCATAGTACATATCTAAGTCACAAGAACTTACTGGTCTTAAATGACTGAAGAAAATACAATATGGAGCAATAGAATGAAATTTTGATTAAAGAAAATGTCGTGAACTCGTGATTCAAATTGTGGTACAGGTTTTACCATAGTACCTATCTTTTTCATGCCCTGCCTGCCAAGGCCAGTTTTCAGTTACTGTCATGCTAAGATAAGTTGTTCAAGCTGAGTTACTGCTTCACCGCATTAGAATCGCAAACAAGCCCACCGACAAGGAAAGGTACACATCACATGACAATTAGCAGCAGGTATAGCACCACTGTTTTTACCGTATATTTACCTGGTAAAGATGCTCCCGCTTGGACGCAACATCACATGGTGGCCGTGTCGCTACGAATGAGACAATCAGAAAATATCACAATGGGGGGCTACTAAGTACGAACTTACAACTCTACCAAAGTACAGTGACCGAAAAAAATCACATGGCTTAAAGGAGGGGGGCGTACCTAAATCAGAGAAGCCCCAACCGAGGATGTCCACAGCCCAAGCCTCGTGTCCAGCCTCCTCAAGCAGCGGGTAGGTGTATCTCCACTCTAGACAAGAACTGTAGCGAATATACTTTTAAATCGTCCAGCCTGATGGTTACGTAGCAGAATCACAATGTTTGTTTCTAGGAACAAGGTTCCACAGACAATGACCAGCAATAAAATCTGACAGTGCTAGTTGAACCACGAAATTTGTGCTTTgcattgcaagtttgcaacccACCTGTCGAAGCCATGCAGCAGCACGATTGGATCAGCGTCCTGTTGCTGCTTGAGCGGCCTCACACAGCTGCTCTGTATCGGACTAACCGAGAAACCGGTCTGAAGATAGGATAAGTTCAGACTTCACAGAAACACCGAGCAATGAGCGTACTGCATAGTATAGAGTACAGAGTACAGGATGCCTTTCTCCCCAAAGGGAGGATATCATTATCAAGAAAGTAGGAAAATCTGGAGAAATTGGCTCGCCTGGACGGGCACCCGCTCGATTCGCTTGGCCAGGCGGAtggcggcgccgtcgcggaTGCGCTCCACCGCTCGGGGGAGGAACGACGGGAACCCGCCGGCGCTGGTGCCGCTGGCAGCGGCCCCATCCggggcagaggcggcggcggaagccgcGACCCTGACGCGGGCCCTGGACGACGCGgccagcggtggcggcagcgccggcagggaggaggaggtgaggagcagcggcattTGGCCCTGGTCGGGTTGAGCCGCTCTCTTGCCCGCGCGCTGGACGGTTGGAGCGTGCTCTGAGCTGAACGGATGTTATAGGGCGCGAGGACGGTGGAGCAGGCCGCGTGGCATCCTGTGCTGCCACGGTATCGTGCCTAGGCCAGATGTAAGAACATGTGATTCCTCATTTCCATCACGAGGAGAAAATAAAGAGAATGGACCGGATTGAACTATCAGCCTGTGCCCAATCCTCCTGAAATTATATAAGGTCTCGTTTGGAtaccctactaaagtttagcacctatcacatccgatgtttggatactaattaggagtattaagtataagctaattacaaaactaattgcacagatggagtctaattcgtgagatgaatctattaagtgatttgacaatgtggtgctacagtaaccatttgctaatgatggattaattagtcttaatagattcgtctcgcgaattagcacagaggTTCTGCAAtaagttttataattagatcatgtttagttctcctaattagcatccgaatatccgatgtgacactgctaaagtttagcgtaTCCAAACATTCCTAAGCGGACTGGGCATCCTTGCAACTTTGTATAGACGGGAAAAAGAACACATTAAGGACAAAAAAAGGCAAATAGTTAAAAAAGGAATTAAAACAAAAATGCCAGAAAAACGAAGAAGAGGCCAACTAAAAATTTACACCTTCCATTCAAGTACTCCTAACAATTGGGTCAAGGCGGAGTCAGGTTCAGCTCAAAGGGGTGCTAAGACCCTTTCAAGTACTCTTTAACAATTGGGCTAGGAGCGGAGTCATGTCCTCTATACAGAACTCAGGATAAAACGGCTAATATTACTTGGACTTGCACGGGCTGTGCAGCTCCGCCACTGGTGTAAGCCCCTTCCGCCCGCAACACCAACATTGAGGAGAGGTATAATataggaagagaaggaagaatgATAAGTTCACTCTCCGTAATCGGATTCTCTAGCGTACATCATAGCGTGGTGTTACCATTGATGTATGAGTCCTGTGCATAACGTAAAAGAGGATCACATCTCTCTTATTTGTTTCTATTTTATCAGCCGTTAATTTTCTTAACTATTTACGGTAGCCACTACACCTTGTGTTTTCTTCTCCTTGCTGGAGATTTCCAAACAATGAGGTTATTTATAAAATTCCATgctgcagaaaaaaaaacaagttttaTTTTTGGGTCTTTATGAGATTTCTTTTCCCGGGTTCTGTCACGGTTTGAGATGTTGTATGTGCATAAATCATTACGACAATCATTgaagattttgttttttttatagagAAACACATGGTTCATGAGTGGCTTCATCATAATAGTGACATTATAGTTCAACATCACACTCTGTAATGTTCACATTGCTAAACTTATACGACAATTTTAATTTTGCTCTCCATTGCAAAAGCGATGCACCGATATCTTTGCAATAGATACGTACCACATCTTTTGTATTTATGGGTGCATATACTATAAAAATGAACTTGCACCAGATGAAGTTGAATTTGC harbors:
- the LOC117846028 gene encoding alpha/beta hydrolase domain-containing protein VTE7; translation: MPLLLTSSSLPALPPPLAASSRARVRVAASAAASAPDGAAASGTSAGGFPSFLPRAVERIRDGAAIRLAKRIERVPVQTGFSVSPIQSSCVRPLKQQQDADPIVLLHGFDSSCLEWRYTYPLLEEAGHEAWAVDILGWGFSDLATRPPCDVASKREHLYQFWKSYIKRPMVLVGPSLGAAVAIDFSINYPEAVSKMIFIGASVYSEGPKDMTRMPKFVSYAGVFILKSLPLRFLATRLAFNNTPNEFFDWVQIGRLHCLLPWWEDSTVDFMIRGGYNVIKQIKQVKHKCLIMWGEDDGIISSKLAYRLHQELPDAILRQVRQCGHIPHVEKPREAAKLVLEFLERDKAENTDRASSVTPVLTNS
- the LOC117842237 gene encoding cytosolic sulfotransferase 5 translates to MATATAPTALSVAAGPVPFTDVCGARPDAVPLLPDGDASATASAPPSSAMRFLRWHQGTWLASQCVPGVVAIQQGSFVPRRGDVVLASAPKCGTTWLKALAFATMARGAHPPAGAGHPLLRLNPHDCVPFMDILFADAGSGSAKMAALPSPRLMNTHMHHSILPDSISNNPGCKIVYICRDPKDMLVSLWHFTRTVQPNLTFTDVFERACEGVSFNGPIWDHVLGYWNASKESPETVLFLRYEEILRDPVGNVRKLALFVGQPFSPAEEDAGVAMDVVRLCSFDKMKGLEVNKKAVSHGLFPNSSYFRRGEAGDWANHMTPEMARRLDAIMEEKLRGSGLSFA
- the LOC117842238 gene encoding NADPH HC-toxin reductase 1 isoform X2, coding for MSRVCCVTGAAGYIGSWLVKKLLDRGCIVHATLRNLADEKKTALLRALPGAAERLLLFQADMYDAATFEPAIAGCEFVFLVAAPMMHDIPAGRSKDATEGIVGAMRTILQQCERSKTVRRVIHTGSVVAAAPLKEDGQGFKRFVDESCWTPLNLSYGYASNEVLDAYVSSKTLSEKELLSYNDSPGKAFEVVTLLCGLVGGDTLLPDVPGSIRSVVSPLTGDETWHGGFKFMQALLGAVPLVHVDDVCEAHAFCMERPAPVAGRFLCAAGYPNMRDIVDHYCRKHPELKLRIKERGSESPACH